A portion of the Cryptomeria japonica chromosome 5, Sugi_1.0, whole genome shotgun sequence genome contains these proteins:
- the LOC131075001 gene encoding phenylacetaldehyde reductase → MAEKGEQSVKRVCVTGAACYIGPWLVKNLLEKGYTVKTTLRDPDLTGAEDRLKLFQANLLKEGSFDSAVDGCEGVFLVAGHMGVQALLVSNVI, encoded by the exons ATGGCGGAAAAGGGTGAGCAGAGTGTAAAACGAGTGTGTGTGACTGGAGCAGCGTGTTACATTGGACCATGGCTGGTGAAGAATCTTCTAGAAAAGGGTTACACAGTGAAAACCACTCTCAGAGATCCAG ATCTGACAGGAGCAGAGGATAGGCTTAAGCTCTTCCAAGCTAATCTACTGAAGGAGGGAAGCTTTGATTCAGCAGTGGATGGTTGTGAAGGAGTTTTTCTTGTAGCTGGTCATATGGGTGTTCAAGCTTTATTGGTTAGTAATGTAATTTGA